A genomic window from Haladaptatus caseinilyticus includes:
- a CDS encoding sugar phosphate isomerase/epimerase family protein has protein sequence MIVAGKCPPATDELRAAAERGFTAVELHLVTEDLDEFEETVAVCRSAPVDIVSVHTPHIDLENVAYIQQANDLCAELGATLVVHSTKIPLTNLDRVADVTEITVPCGYENSTGHSVHFLENVLFDQNRSLVLDTAHLYTAEAEYLSALTHLLREFGDQIPVIHCCDGTKYEDGLAFGTGTMRMERVISTIHDSYDGIVVLEVMPDEQTDALKLFRDVTHTD, from the coding sequence ATGATCGTTGCTGGGAAATGTCCACCCGCTACTGACGAACTGCGGGCGGCCGCAGAGCGGGGATTTACCGCCGTCGAACTGCATCTCGTCACCGAGGACTTGGACGAGTTCGAGGAAACGGTAGCCGTCTGCCGCTCCGCACCAGTCGATATCGTTTCCGTTCACACACCGCACATCGACCTCGAAAACGTCGCGTACATCCAGCAAGCGAACGACCTCTGTGCGGAGTTGGGTGCCACGCTCGTCGTCCACTCGACGAAAATCCCGCTCACCAACCTCGACCGAGTCGCCGACGTGACCGAGATCACCGTCCCATGCGGATACGAGAATTCGACGGGGCACAGTGTCCACTTTCTGGAGAACGTCTTATTCGACCAAAATCGGTCACTCGTCCTCGACACGGCACATCTCTACACCGCCGAAGCGGAGTATCTATCGGCGCTCACGCATCTTCTGCGGGAATTCGGCGATCAGATTCCGGTGATTCATTGCTGTGACGGGACGAAGTACGAAGACGGCCTCGCATTCGGAACGGGAACGATGCGGATGGAGCGGGTCATTTCCACCATTCACGATTCATACGACGGCATCGTCGTCCTCGAAGTGATGCCTGACGAGCAGACGGACGCATTGAAACTGTTTCGTGACGTGACCCACACTGACTGA
- a CDS encoding universal stress protein has translation MFDRILIPIDGSDCAERAAKYGLELGKTYGAAVAVLHVLEQSRFRRLDSDTQAERSERGSELVAEVETLADEVGVSIDSSMAEGKPHEIIDEHVAESDTDLVVMGRRGRSSMRGKLLGSVTDRVLRTVDVPVFTVPEGDISSETGTTYERILLPTDGSTNAEGAARYGADIANRYDSTVHVFNAVDVQREGGLFSAGGVSEEFIERLEEQGTSAVERLARRIRETDSDIDLDLTVVRDAPTVGIRDYVTDEHIDLVVMASHGEANLSGQLLGSVTDSVLGVVDAPVLVITRTAETA, from the coding sequence ATGTTCGACCGAATCCTCATTCCGATCGACGGAAGCGACTGCGCCGAGCGGGCCGCGAAGTACGGCCTCGAACTCGGGAAAACGTACGGCGCGGCAGTAGCGGTCCTTCACGTGCTCGAGCAGAGCAGGTTTCGGCGACTGGATAGCGATACACAAGCCGAGCGAAGCGAACGAGGTTCCGAACTCGTCGCCGAGGTCGAAACTTTAGCTGACGAAGTCGGCGTCTCCATCGATAGTTCGATGGCCGAGGGCAAGCCACACGAAATCATCGATGAACACGTGGCGGAAAGCGACACGGATCTCGTCGTCATGGGACGTCGGGGGCGGTCGAGCATGAGAGGGAAGCTGCTCGGGAGCGTCACCGATCGAGTTCTCAGAACGGTCGACGTCCCCGTGTTTACCGTCCCAGAGGGGGATATTTCGTCGGAAACCGGCACGACGTACGAGCGGATTCTCCTCCCGACGGACGGGAGCACGAACGCCGAAGGCGCGGCACGATACGGAGCCGATATCGCGAACCGGTACGATTCGACGGTCCACGTGTTCAACGCTGTGGACGTACAGCGGGAAGGCGGACTGTTCAGCGCGGGCGGCGTCTCGGAGGAGTTCATCGAGCGATTGGAAGAACAGGGGACGTCTGCAGTCGAACGACTGGCCCGACGTATTCGGGAGACGGATTCCGATATCGACCTCGATTTGACCGTCGTTCGGGATGCACCGACGGTCGGAATTCGGGACTACGTCACCGACGAGCATATCGACCTCGTGGTGATGGCCTCGCACGGCGAAGCAAACCTCAGTGGACAGCTGCTCGGTAGCGTGACGGACTCGGTCCTCGGCGTCGTGGACGCTCCCGTACTCGTCATCACTCGAACCGCGGAAACGGCGTGA
- a CDS encoding sodium:calcium antiporter: MSSPVRHPLTAVVGAVLLTTAWVAVWATNAQHALGTLAVVAVSGLAILGASFLLAWGAETAEKDVPRAFALAILAVLAVAPEYAVDAYFAWTAGSNAGTEAGREAANLAVANMTGANRILIGLGWSGIALFSLHKARRSDAAQYFEREGRLNDGIPLDRDIATEILFLFAATTYAFFIPFGGGINAIDSFVLVSLYLVYIAIIIRGEVGAEEQVGVPAYFQRRPKPVRVSIVLFLFSYSGFLIFTAVEPFAHGLENLGLQFGIPPFFMLQWIAPLASESPELIVTAYLVNKARATAAFNALISSKLNQWTLLIGTLVVVYSLALGQYGALPFDRKQMAEIWLTAAQSFFAISVLVNFTISVREAVTLLTLFLSQVVVEFILLRTLPPAQAATYSYWLLIAYSVVYVALALYLFWKRHTALREVLQLTAAKVRYARIRQAEDSQD, encoded by the coding sequence ATGAGTTCTCCGGTGCGACACCCACTCACTGCCGTCGTCGGAGCGGTGCTCCTCACCACCGCATGGGTCGCCGTCTGGGCGACGAACGCGCAACACGCACTCGGAACGCTCGCCGTCGTGGCTGTGAGCGGACTGGCTATCCTGGGCGCGTCGTTCCTCCTCGCGTGGGGGGCCGAAACCGCGGAAAAGGACGTCCCGCGCGCGTTCGCGCTCGCCATCCTCGCCGTCCTCGCGGTCGCCCCCGAGTATGCGGTCGATGCCTATTTCGCGTGGACCGCCGGCTCGAATGCCGGGACGGAGGCTGGACGGGAGGCCGCGAACCTCGCGGTTGCGAATATGACCGGGGCGAACCGCATCCTTATCGGTCTGGGTTGGTCCGGCATCGCCCTCTTTTCGCTTCATAAGGCCCGACGAAGTGATGCGGCGCAGTATTTCGAACGGGAAGGGCGCTTGAACGACGGGATACCTCTCGACAGGGATATCGCGACCGAGATCCTGTTCCTGTTCGCCGCAACCACCTACGCCTTTTTCATCCCGTTTGGCGGCGGTATCAACGCGATCGATTCCTTCGTGCTGGTCAGTCTGTACCTGGTCTATATCGCCATCATCATTCGAGGCGAGGTGGGTGCCGAAGAACAGGTCGGTGTCCCGGCGTACTTTCAGCGCCGTCCGAAACCGGTTCGAGTTTCGATCGTCCTTTTCCTGTTCTCCTACTCCGGGTTTCTCATCTTCACCGCGGTCGAACCGTTCGCACACGGCTTGGAAAATCTCGGTCTCCAATTCGGCATTCCGCCGTTTTTCATGCTTCAGTGGATTGCACCGTTGGCGAGTGAAAGCCCCGAACTGATCGTGACGGCGTATCTGGTCAACAAAGCGCGAGCGACGGCGGCATTTAACGCGCTCATTTCCTCGAAGTTGAACCAGTGGACGCTCCTCATCGGAACGCTCGTGGTCGTCTATAGCCTTGCTCTCGGCCAGTACGGAGCGCTCCCGTTCGACCGAAAACAGATGGCCGAAATCTGGCTAACGGCGGCTCAGAGCTTCTTCGCTATCTCGGTGCTGGTCAATTTCACCATCAGCGTTCGCGAGGCAGTGACCCTTCTCACGCTGTTTCTCTCGCAAGTGGTAGTGGAGTTCATCCTTCTCCGGACACTTCCGCCCGCCCAGGCCGCGACGTACTCCTATTGGTTGCTCATCGCGTACTCCGTCGTCTACGTCGCTTTGGCACTCTACTTGTTCTGGAAGCGCCACACTGCCCTCCGAGAGGTGCTTCAGTTAACCGCGGCGAAAGTCCGGTACGCACGCATACGGCAGGCTGAGGACTCACAGGACTAA
- a CDS encoding lipid II:glycine glycyltransferase FemX has product MTIEITEVEDENEWNQHVDRAEHTTPFHRYEALSHLARTADADKRLLVGYKGQEPVGLFPIFEATKGPFRMVYSPPPHLEVYYLGPVLLNFEKLKQRKAERRHRTFIEQCLDWIDERIAPDYIDVRTVDRHTDLRPFSWEGFDVSPSYTYLVDLESDDLLMQFSRDARSNIRDRDDVDCTIRDGDTDALETIIGQVQQRHDDQGKEYRIDPAFVVELSELLPEGCVRPYVCEHDGEIVGGIVTLEYGDTIYRWQGGVKHDVGFSVNDLLDWQIMQDAQSRGRSRYDLVGANLPRLCRYKSKFGPEPAAYYTAQRKTTRMKAVTGVYRRLPSTVKVISE; this is encoded by the coding sequence ATGACGATAGAAATCACAGAAGTGGAAGACGAAAACGAGTGGAATCAACACGTAGACCGAGCGGAACATACGACGCCGTTCCATCGATACGAGGCACTCTCGCATCTCGCTCGAACCGCCGACGCCGATAAACGGCTTCTCGTCGGCTACAAAGGACAGGAGCCGGTCGGGCTCTTTCCGATTTTCGAGGCGACGAAAGGGCCGTTTCGGATGGTGTACTCGCCACCACCGCATCTCGAAGTGTACTATCTCGGGCCGGTATTGCTCAACTTCGAGAAGCTCAAACAACGGAAAGCGGAGCGCAGACACCGGACGTTCATCGAACAGTGTCTCGATTGGATAGACGAACGGATCGCCCCTGATTACATCGACGTTCGAACGGTGGACCGCCACACTGACCTCCGACCGTTCTCGTGGGAAGGGTTCGACGTATCTCCGTCCTACACGTACCTCGTAGACCTCGAAAGCGACGACCTACTCATGCAGTTCAGCCGCGACGCCCGGAGCAACATCAGGGACCGAGACGACGTGGACTGTACGATTCGAGACGGGGACACTGACGCCCTCGAAACGATAATCGGTCAGGTACAGCAACGCCACGACGACCAAGGAAAGGAATACCGAATCGATCCCGCGTTCGTGGTCGAACTGTCCGAACTCCTCCCCGAGGGTTGTGTCAGACCGTACGTCTGTGAACACGACGGAGAAATCGTCGGCGGTATCGTGACGCTCGAATACGGCGACACCATCTATCGATGGCAAGGCGGTGTGAAACACGACGTCGGTTTCTCGGTCAACGATTTGCTGGACTGGCAGATCATGCAAGACGCGCAATCGCGTGGTCGCTCTCGGTACGACTTGGTCGGTGCGAACCTACCTCGTCTCTGTCGGTATAAGTCAAAATTCGGTCCCGAACCGGCTGCATACTATACAGCACAGCGAAAGACGACACGGATGAAAGCGGTGACCGGTGTCTATCGACGACTGCCATCGACGGTCAAGGTGATTTCGGAGTGA
- a CDS encoding alkaline phosphatase family protein, whose product MSDQDGLSVLMIGLDGACRSVMEPLFEAGSLPNLERVFDGGVTGALESQIPPWTPSAWPSMFTGVNPGKHGVFSFLDYDGYDWDVVNGSHVQSIPVWEHLSRHGFTSVVCNVPVTNAAREFDGALVPGYMAPESPDCHPAGLLDDLRDELGEYQIYPDSDDATGTDAATAYRSVIEMRGDAFRYLADRFEPDFGFVQFQQTDTVFHEHPGERETVQAVYEAVDEQVGRILADCDPDTVVVVSDHGIGEYDGYSFYLNEFLAEHGYTAVRQGGNGMPSWVPTRDEQLRDGDETSSSPGLLESATALAARYGMTTHRAGKLLETVGLRDFAGRCVPDRLVRASSRQVDFAASQAYMRARIECGVRINLEGREPDGVVPPERYEALRTELVEQLRGVETPDGTPMFEEVCRRERYFDGPNADRAVDIVTVPADFDHFLSAELAGHQFAAPGQPWNHKRDGVVAVAGDGVRGALSDAHLFDVTPTILALFGLPTSVEMDGNVLSCVEPTERRAYATQRDRSKRETDDGSIANRLTALGYLE is encoded by the coding sequence TTGGAATCACAGATTCCGCCGTGGACGCCGAGTGCCTGGCCGTCGATGTTTACCGGCGTCAACCCGGGTAAACACGGCGTCTTCAGTTTCCTCGATTACGACGGCTACGACTGGGACGTGGTCAACGGGTCGCACGTGCAATCGATACCGGTCTGGGAGCACCTTTCTCGGCATGGATTTACGAGCGTCGTTTGCAACGTCCCCGTCACGAACGCCGCACGTGAATTCGACGGTGCGCTCGTTCCGGGGTACATGGCTCCCGAATCGCCCGATTGCCATCCGGCGGGACTGCTGGACGATCTACGCGACGAACTCGGGGAATACCAAATCTATCCGGACAGCGACGACGCGACGGGGACGGACGCAGCGACGGCATATCGGTCGGTCATCGAAATGCGCGGGGACGCGTTTCGATATCTGGCCGACCGATTCGAGCCGGATTTCGGATTCGTGCAGTTTCAGCAGACCGATACGGTCTTTCACGAGCACCCCGGCGAGCGGGAAACAGTACAGGCAGTGTACGAGGCAGTAGACGAACAAGTCGGGCGAATCCTTGCCGACTGTGACCCGGACACCGTCGTCGTCGTCAGTGATCACGGCATTGGAGAGTACGATGGATACAGCTTCTATCTCAACGAATTCCTTGCAGAGCATGGTTACACGGCGGTTAGGCAAGGTGGGAACGGGATGCCATCGTGGGTCCCGACTCGCGACGAACAGCTTCGGGACGGCGACGAAACGTCGTCCAGTCCCGGACTACTGGAATCGGCGACGGCACTCGCCGCCCGCTATGGAATGACCACCCATCGAGCGGGAAAGCTGCTGGAGACGGTCGGCCTCCGCGACTTCGCCGGTCGCTGCGTTCCCGACCGGCTCGTCAGGGCGAGTAGCAGGCAGGTCGATTTCGCGGCGTCACAGGCTTACATGCGCGCCCGAATCGAGTGCGGCGTCCGCATCAATCTCGAAGGAAGGGAACCGGACGGGGTCGTTCCACCCGAACGATACGAGGCGCTTCGAACCGAACTCGTCGAACAGCTCCGGGGTGTCGAGACGCCCGACGGCACGCCGATGTTCGAGGAAGTGTGTCGTCGGGAGCGGTACTTCGACGGACCGAACGCCGACCGAGCCGTCGATATCGTCACGGTTCCGGCCGACTTCGACCACTTCCTCTCCGCCGAACTCGCGGGACACCAATTCGCAGCGCCCGGCCAACCGTGGAATCACAAGCGAGACGGAGTGGTCGCTGTGGCCGGTGATGGCGTTCGGGGTGCGCTCTCCGATGCTCACCTCTTCGACGTGACGCCAACGATTCTCGCGCTGTTCGGCCTCCCGACGAGCGTCGAAATGGACGGGAACGTACTCTCGTGCGTCGAACCGACCGAGCGGCGAGCGTACGCGACACAACGCGACCGATCGAAACGAGAGACGGACGACGGATCGATAGCAAACAGACTGACGGCACTTGGCTATTTGGAGTGA